The genomic region AGACAGATAATGCGCTGAGAAAATATGTGTTTTAAGCTgagatttaaagatagaaatagagGAGATGGCAATAACAAACATATTCCACAACATCTATATTCATCACCGGCCAAAATACAAGATTCTGTAGTCTCTTGCAAGTTTTGAATCGCCCTAGATGTCCAGCTAATGGGTCTTCATGGATGTTCTGAAGGAGATGTGAGCGAAGAGAGGTGGAAATGTAGATCTGATATAAGGTTTTATGTGGTAGTTGTATCACTCTGTAGATTTTATCCTCTAAGATAGTAAACGTGGTGGTAGCGCTGAAAATGATAGGTTGTCCTGTATCCATAATGGTCATATAAAGGGGCTGGATGCCAGGATCATCATCTTGTACTTTCCATATTTCCTCATCTGAAATTTGCAAGTCTCTAATTGCTTCATTCTTGGCTGACAACAAGGTAGCACAGATTGGCAATGGAGACCAGGTTTCTCCACAGGAGCTTGGATAGGGCATCTGGGACTGTGTTATACTTTTTGATCCACATGAATTTGACACTATTCTGCTTTAGGGAATTAGGTGGCTCAATAAGATGAAAGAGGTACATAAATGGGTGATACCACTCTACCATTCCAAGCAAACTTTGGAGGTCTTTGAGAGTCGTGGGTATAATAAATTCCTGCACTTTCTCTGGGTCAGCTTTCCCTCCTGCCGATGAGACTATATGCCCAAGGAATTTCAAAGATGTATGGAAGTTAATCTTCATGTTAACAGTGAGACTAGCTGCTGGAAGCTTGTCCAGAACAGCTTGAACATAATGAAAGTGTCGTTCAGCTGTTGGGgaataaataatgatgtcatccaaatataCAAAACAACTGTTGCCACCAAGCTCTCCCAAGACTCATTCAATCAACCTTTGAAAGGTTGCTGGGGCATTTTTAAGACCAAAGGGCATAACATTAATCTGGAATAACCCAAGTGGACACACAAAAGCTGTCTTGTCCTTGCTTTCATCATCCATGAGCACTTGCCAGTAACCACAGTTCAAGtccaaggtcaaaaaaaaaaaaaacccccgcTCCAGCCAGAGATTTGTAGTAAATTAGTGACTGTGtcagggtatatttacaactgccagcattcatcaccaataatatgtaagaattGTATAATGGAACGCTAAATGTAATCTTGGCCATGTTCGACCACCATTACATGAAgcataaatgacaaatgatcagatttgaaatataaataaaaattctcccTCATTACATATGTATATGTtttatctgctcacaatttacaccaatcagccacaacattaaaaccatctgcctaatattgtgtaggtccccctcatgccccCAAAACAGCTCAAactctcatcacaattgtacagagtggttatctgagttacagcaGACTTTGTCAGCTCTCATCAACAAAGAATTTCCATCTGCAAAACTGCCCcacactggatgctttttgttttgggCAGCATTCTGGAGTGTCATGTGGAACTGAAGGTATTATTTGATGTCACACGTTCCAGTGATGCCAGCAATAATTTAAAAGGGAAGATCCCTTTTGGGGAGATTGTTACAATTGCCATTCATTATACAGAAAATAGTGAATGGGTATATAAGTGAACGATTTCAGAAAGCGCTATAGTTTTGGCctgaagcactaggaagtgtaatagaaTGTGAAATAATCTAAATCATACTAGTTTGAGATGGCAGaaaggtgagaaaattatgagagaatttaaatttttggtgaaatatttttttaataatgaagtTTTAAGATTAACAGTCATTCACTGATAGCAcgcatacatcacccagacatctatttgatgagTGTTTACATCTTgaagacacatttttttaaatgacaaaatttgTTGCATTTCATAGCATCAACAACACTAGATGAAACTGATACTTTGAACTGATattttgaacttttattttgttgAAAAATACAAACATCTTTCTACCCCTTCTACGCGGGTTTATACTTTAACCTCGAACCTATGCTGTAAGCTCTGCACAGTTTAGCATTTATAGTTCCATGTTGGTGTGTCTGCATTGCTCTGCGAATACACAGCAAAAGTGCTAGTGTACTGAGAAACAATGCCTTTGTGtctgaaaaattatacatttaataaaagcaatGTAATTCATGGATTCCAATACAtccattacattattgtggcattaATAAAAAGTTCATCAAAGTATTGGAACATGTTCTGCATTACACATGTTTTCTGCCATTTAGACAGAAAATAAATCAGGGATATACTGTATGCTTCGTCTTGATTTGCTTATAATAAAGATTTTTGCATAATTCTGACGCTCACTGCAGGgaaaataacatcaaattaatgaAGAACAACTCGCCTGACCAGCACAAAATGGGTGTTGTTTTAATGCTCAGAAGCTGCACtttgcatataggcaatataactcTTAACAGCGGCTTTTTAATCTGCTGACAAAATGTACAGTGTAAGTGTTCCATTTtcataacatgtgaaattattatttacatCATACTGTCAAAACATGGTACAGATCCGAAAGTTCTCGAGTAGTTTACAACAAATATTGTGTCACTCACATACCAAATATATATTGAGTAAAAGCCCAGAGGAAAAAAGCTGGTTTTAGAAGTTGTCTTTTTGTTGGGTTTTCACTTGTAACTTTTTTAAACATAAccagaatatataaaaaaaacagcaaatgctTCTAAATTAAAACAATGCTCATGAGTCCAAACGCAACGTGATATGATGCATtgcttaaaataatcttggagaaatgCAATgctacttcagatatatttttgtcttgctGGGGAACGGTCTCTGGTAATAAAGCGGACCAATCGCAGTTGTTGTGGTCTGCGTTGATGTGAAGCAAAGTACAATTTTTGGAGATGTGCACGTCAGGCTACAGCATAGGTTTGACGCAGAAATATAAATCTGCCTTCACATAGAATGACAGCTCAATCAGCATAATGCAATAGCAATTCTCCcacttaattgtaatttttcttttgagagaaattgatgttgatttttttatttcatcccATTTACATAGCAAATAAAGATGGATTTTGCTTACTGGACAACCCTGGACAATGCTTTTTTCTATGAGTCAGTAGAGAGCCTGATTGGGTGAAACGCTTTCCACATGCAGTGCAGTGgaacggcttctctccagtatgcactcgcTCATGTGCTCTCAGGTTTCCTGACCTAATGAATCTCTTctcacatgaagtgcagtggtacGGCCTCTCTCCAGTATGTACTCTCTCATGTGCTTTCAGGTTTCCTGAAAAagcaaaactcttttcacagtgtgaacacttgtaaggatTTTCTCCATTGTGAATTATTTTGTGACATTCTAAGTCATAAACACTGTAAAAAGCTTTACCACACTCAGAGCACACATGATCTCTCACACGGGTGTGTTTTTTCTGGTGCTCTTCTAAATTGCACAGCTgtgaaaaactctttccacaaaggGAACACAAGTAAGGCTTCTCTATTGAATGAATTTTCCGGTGTCTTTTTAAAGCTGGTGCAGAAGATACAGTTTTGTTGCACTGATCACAGATATATGACTTTTCGCCAGAGTGAAAAGACAAATGATTTTTGAGACTTCGTAACTGTCTGAAATTCTTCTCACATTGATTGCATttgaaaggcttttctccagtgtgaattctcatgtggctATTAAGTGTTCCTTTagctgtgaaactctttccacactgagagcatgtgaaaggcttttctccagtgtgaattcttatgtgatGCTTAAGATCAATTCTGTATGCAaatctctttccacactgatagcagctgtaaggcttctctccagtgtgaattctcatgtgaataAAAAGGTTGCTTTTATCTGCAAAACTCTTCATACAatgagagcaggtgaaaggcttttctccagtgtgaattctcatgtggctATTGAGATTTCCtttatgtgtgaaactctttccacactgagagcatgtgaaaggcttttctccagtgtgaattcttatgtgacGCTTAAGACCTTCTTTGAGTGCAaatctctttccacactgatagcagctgtaaggcttctctccagtgtgaattctcaggtGAATAATAAGGTTGCTTTTATTTGCAAAACTCTTCATACAatgagagcaggtgaaaggcttttctccagtgtgaattctcatgtggctATTAAGTTTTCCTTTagctgtgaaactctttccacactgagagcatgtGAAAGATTttttggcttttcttttttgaGTTCTTTTTCGTGAGCATTTCTTTTCAGTCTGTGGGCTACtaaaagatttttctccagttatgaAATCATCAGGTTTCTGACACTGATGTTTCTCCTCTTCATTCAGTTCCTCACTTTCCTCCTTCACTTTCATCTGCTCTAAAAAGAACACACAGTCAAGAGTCAATACAAGAGGgataattgtgaaaaaataaaataaactgcaaaCAAATAGCACAAACTGAAATCAAGTATTCATTTCTATGTGATctttgaccccatttacacctagtgttaagatgcgttttggtGATACGTGTGGTCAAGGCTAAATACAGGTCTAcatggggtctaaaacgttttgtgattgttttgttttcatactAAATGGTTAGCTCTGTCATTCTTATGTTAAGTGGATTATCCTGAAATAGGCAACAAAGTTTGTCCTGCACCTCTGATTGAAAATGAATTGTACCCTAGTGTTAAGACAGATCACCATGACAACCTCAGTGGTTGAGTGCCACCAGCGGAGATGTGCATGTAAATTTatcaactaatttaaaacattgtgaaaaaaaaaatgttttcctgaAATAGCAGCATATGAATAAAGTGAAGTGTTAGATCTTTAGTTACTGAATTCGTGCTTTTAGAGACGTATACATCTTACATATTTTACAGACTTCAGGATTTTGCATAGTTACTTCAGTGGCCTAATCACAACAACTTATGTATCCAGCACGCAACTTAGTTCATGTTGCACACATAAATGCACGCAACACATTCAGTTGTGCATTCGCTTCaatgtctgtgcagatgtaagttgtaatatgatATGTTGTTGAAATAGCTGATGAATGTCATATAAAGTATACGCTTGAGTTAGGGGACTGCCCCGCTAGTTACATGCTTCAGTTTAACGGTGTTCATCCCTTTTTAGCTCAAAATACTATGATCGTATAAATAAGGTTTTATTCAAGGTTTTTCTTCTTATGaaacaattttaaaacattgacTGACAATTCAAAaatgctgtccgtcattttgacagaagaaaaaaaaaaattgtgatgggTTTAGTCATGTGATGGAGAAAGTAGGAGCAGTTGAGCGGAGCTCTCCAGTCAATTCATATTTTTGAACATATAAAGATGGACATTTTACTAAAAAAACAGCACTCATGCACTATGCACCATCATAAATGGTCTCTCAAGAAGAACATTACTAAACTAAAAGAGGAATAGAATCCCATAGAAATTTTTGGTTACACAGCCACCATGGATAACATGCGGTGTTTGCGGTGTGTCGTATTTGTGGAGGAAAATGTTTGAATCAGATCCAAGCAGGTCACCAGCTTTTCAGTTCTTCAGTGTAAGAAGCCAATGGGTCACTGCAAGGGTCACTAGAGTTCAGCTAACTCTCCCTGCTTTAAGTTATTTTTTCTATATTTCTGTAGTTTAACTGTTTTAAAGCTCGTATGATTTTATAACAACACCCACCAAATCTGGTAAACTGCCTGAAAGATTGTTACCTTAATGTTCCTCAGGAGTCTTTAAATAAAGATCAAGAATgaacaccaacctctttgttcctcaatATCTTCATTTTTCACTCTGAATGATTCTGAAATACTGATGTCTTCACTCTGCTCTTTCAACTCCTCTTTAATAAACTCCATCTTTTCTGGGGCACTTAAGCAGGTTACAGAGGGTACTTGGTTTTGGTTTTGCTTCGCTAAACCTTTAAAAGAGAatttacaacttaaaataaaACTAGATTAAaacagttaatcatgattaatctcagGTAATGAATGAAGGTAATTAATTCAGTTTCTCTCTAATATAAAGACACCAGTCAGtagtgctctttactcatctcactcgctcTCTTCTTCAAAACAACTCTCTATCTATCTCCTGCCATCACACGAGCCATTTTACACAAGCTGAGTTTCCATCCacttatttttatgcacattttgggatatcacataaaacTGCTctatggaaacaccaagatgcaaataaaatctccaaaatgtgcattaaaaaatgtatgcactcgcttgaaatgtataaatgttttatttgataagaagaaatgtgcataaactatgatggaatcactttaatgaataaactcctattacatttattaggaacacaagaTGCGCATTTAAAAAAAGCCACGTCACTGAATAATTtgttatctgtcactcactcgacgttggtgtcgatgtagtgacactaggggtcactcttgggagcccgagacacctctggtctttgataaaaggccaatgaaaattggcgagtggtatttgcatgccactcccccggacatacgggtataaaaggagctggtatgcaaccactcattcagattttctcttcggagccgaacggtcatgctcattgagctgaatactactgttcattcacctctgctggatctgatggcacatttcagcggcttctccctcctctgcactagtgcactgcagagaatgcccctgcaAACTTCGGCataaaaactagagagtatattttctgaaagagcattttttccctctaaaagagtatatatttctcgaaaagagcgcacacacggaacgtctttttaaagatgcttttccgattgtgtgttattcctggttgcgctcgttatctctcgccttctaacggtcacgatcactgtctttcgtgtctaggcactgctcacgcagagacagcgttcgtggatggtcatgttctcattgcgagaatatgtccatggcaaggTTTACGttatctctgacggccaaggcctacggtgccgctggacaagccgcctccgccctgcacgccatggctctcctgtaagtccgccaaggcgctaaaggaactgcacgagggtagttccgccccgggattgatgcaggaactgcgctcggcgaccaacctcactctccgagcgacggaggtcacggcgcggtctctcgggcagacgatggccacactagtggtccaggagcgccacctttggctcaacctggtcgagatgggtgaggccaacaagacacgattccttgctgcccccatttcccaggtgggcctattcggcaacaccgtcgaggactttgcctagcagttttcaatggtagagcagtagatggatactagccggcatatcctgccatggcgcggctcaagatcccacaccccggctactcatcgccaagggtgtccccctgcggtgactgcaccggctccgccacagcctgccCCTTCCGCcgggccccggtgtggagcccaccgcaggaagcagacgccacccatctcgtggccgcccagaacccgtgaaaggcttcaaagcgcccttgagacgggtgacccagggaccaCGAaccccactgctctggagctggtaagcagatctccatcttttttgttaccttttgcatttaattgcgctgcatgcccaagtggctgcagtactcacgagcggtttccttgttccctgtgtcacgtatccggtgtgtacggccgtcatcacgaccactgtccaccactctatttggcaggtttggcgctccagcggcggtctcccgcccctgagcgcccagctgtggcacaaatccacccccgatgtgacagtctcaacGGGTCACgagaacaggcctcttcctcccccgtcccaggctgttccgggggtggtcacaaggagccaggtaagtgcttcgatgtccttagactcagcacggccatgacgtggtgtggcacctcgagctccgccccgccccgccgcgaggccccacctgccggtacatccaatgacgttgtccctttggtcccccatgcgcggaacttggacgcatggcttgcgctttccaatccatcgcgagggctggtccggaccgtccaactcggctgtgtgattcacttcgccgggcatccgcccaggttcagcggtgtccacttcaccttggtgaaagacgaaaacactgctactttgcacggagatcgctaccctcctacggaagggcacgatagaacctgtccctccagctgagatgaagggatttttcagcccctacttcatcgtaccgaaaaaaaaaaaaaaaaaaaaaaggcggtgggttgaggccaatcttggacctgtgagttctgaattAAACTtcacacagactcccattcaagatgctgacgcaaaaacgcattctggcaagcgtccggcataaagattggttcgcggcggtagacctgaaggatgcgtacttccactcctcaatccttcctcgacacagacccttcctgcggttcgtgttcgagggtcaggcgtatcagtacaaagtcctccctttcggcctgtccctgtctcctcgcgtctttatgaaggtcgcagaggctgcccttgccccgttaagggaggtgggcattcacgttctcaactatctcgacgactggctaatcctagctcactctcgagacgtgttgtgcgcacacagggacctggtgctctcacacctcagccgactagggctttgggtcaactgggaaaagagcaagctcctcccggttcagagcatctcttttctcggtttggagttggactcagtctccttgatggcgtgccttacgaacgagcgcgcccagttggtgctggcctgtttgaaggcgttcaaacagggaacagcggttccactgaaactttttcagaggctgctagggcatatggcatcctcggcggtggccaccccgctcgggttgatgcatatgaggacgcttcagcactggctccagactcgagtcccgagacggccatggcgccacaggacacaccgcgtggccattacgttggtctgtcaccatcttttcagcccttggaccgacctctcattcctacgggcaggtgttcctctagaactggtccccaggtgcgtcgtggtcacgacagacgcctccaaaacaggctggggtgctgtttgcaacaggcacgcacccgccggcctctggacgggtccgcgactgcattggcacatcaactgcctagagttgttggcaattctacttGCCCtacggaggtttcggccattgatccagggcaagcacgtgttagttcagacagacaacacgacaacagtagcatatgtcaaccgccaaggtggtttgcgctctcgctgtatgtcacaaatcgcccgccatctcctcctctggagtcagcagcacttcaagtcgctgcaagccactcacatcccgggcaacctcaacactacagcggacgcgctgtcacaacacgttaccctcaggggagagtggagactccaccctcaggtggtccagctgatttggagtcgattcgacaggcacaggtgcacctgtttgcctcacaagaatcctccccactgcccactctggtacgccctgaccgaggccccccttagcatagacgcactggcacacagctggccccctggcatgcgcaaatatgcgtttcccccagtgagcctgcttgcacagaccctgtgcaaggtcagggaggacaaggagcaggtcatcctggtagcaccctactggcccacccagacgtggtgctcggacctcacgctcctcgcgacagctccccctggcgaaggaccttctttctcagggacggggcaccatctggcacccacgcccagacctctggaatctccatgtctggcccctggacggaacatggaagacctaagtggtctaccacctgcggtggtggacatgatcactcaggctagggccccctctacgaggcacctgtatgccttttaagtgacgtctgttcgctaagtggtgttcttctcgacatgaagaccccagagatgcgcagtcggatcggtgttttccttcctgcaagagaggttggaagggaggctgtccccttccaccttgaaggtgtacgttgccgccatagcagcacaccacgaagcagtcgacggtaagtccttagggaagcacgatctgatcatcaggttcctaagaggcgccaggaggctgaatccctccagaccacgcctcattccctaatcggacctctgtagttcttcagggtctacagagagcccactttgagcctttgcagtcagccgagcttaaggcactctccttgaagactgccctcctgactgcgctcatttccatcaagagggtaggtgacctgcaagcgttctctgtcagcgaaacgtgcctggagttcggtccggattactctcatgtgatcctgagaccccgaccgggctatgtgcccaaggttcccaacaccccttttagggaccaggtggtgaacctgcaagtgctgccccaagaggaggcagacccagccctgtcattgctgtgtccggtgcgcgctttacgcaactatttggatcgcatgcagagctgtatagtctctgagcagctctttgtctgctttgtagATAGCTGATAGCTGGATAGCTGATAGCGGGATAGCTGGCcggatgtatcgcttgcacatagcaccttccacctcccttggagctgaagacgtgcgccattaattcccagtagtgttcataaactttgttccctggttgacttcctccgagccctgtggcagtcaagtgttcagagagactcgctgctggcccagtacacgcgctaactaagagccctgttctggggtaggtgctccgcatgtggcggttccctgtaaggctaactccatgcgatctatatcttccgctagttcgtttccctgctggcaaactgcgtcttccttgggcagagcccctctgccccagtctccatgtttgtagtaactcctcccccattgggcaggatctaccttgaaggctctccacatggttggaaagaccatgtgacgtattcttccacttaaatatcccccccctctttgggcgaggtgtggtctctgcggtgtcttccccttgggagggacaccccccgactagacctggcggcccagtcggataaccccccttcttttttagggagtggaaaaagagaaggggaaaagaggccatgactgggttaagcctgtctctatctttgggtagtcgacttgtccccaaaaagggccgttcgacactcaactgtgtcgggggaggttatgtgtcgacctggtgtgctggctatgaggcacacagcaagtctgcccaccacacaccgccagttcaagtaacacagttcatgACGTTCATAACTGGATTAACCAGTGGACCAATCactgcatctgaaatgttgctctggtcatcctgaaataacggtgtctagaaaatccaaaacCTACAAAAAGTTTGTAGAGCAAATAAGTCAAATACAAACTTGATGTGTGTCGCAGAGCAGGTTTACTGAAACTTAAAgatggaggaacgcacacacatagtactcccagaactgtgtgacgtgCTGTCGCTTTCAGACATGAGACacagttctttacagtgttttgtttgtGAGCTCTAAACcgcgagtattttattaataagagtGACATTTGCTACATTTTCtacagaagtgacgattttgttcttttgaacacatgggatggaaacactgctttattcgCACACTGTTTTTGTGATTATTATGATTTTCGCATgaattaaattcgcaacttggacAGAAACATAGCTATTGTAGCTACTTCTGATTCGAGTCTTCCCACTGCATTTACATAGCTACAGCTAATCAAAGTAAATTATGAAAACACAGATTCTACATTTCTCGAATTACATAATAACTGGCCATCCAATTTTGCAGCCACATATTACCAGCACTTATAAATATCAGgactgttgatttaacacgttaatttagtgtgattaattattagggctgggaaatgtaaCACTTGTTAAACTGTGATTAACAGCTGACTGGCATAATAAACACGTGAacggatttactgtacggagaatggagacttcacccgcaagcggtGAACCAAGAAATGATTCTTCACCAATAATGAAATCATGAAGTGTCTGATCCGGATGGAGTTTCTCTTCAACTTCATTTAGTTCTTGATTTTCCTCTTTCATATCCATCAGAtctaaaatgaaaacacaaaatgtcctttttcatttcaaaagacaaatcttaaaattattgcaATAAAATTGACCCCAGATGTTACAGCAGATAACTACAGGTGACAAGTATCTATTCTAATGTGAAGTCATTTTTCTTTGCTGTTTCTCT from Myxocyprinus asiaticus isolate MX2 ecotype Aquarium Trade chromosome 5, UBuf_Myxa_2, whole genome shotgun sequence harbors:
- the LOC127440730 gene encoding zinc finger protein 883-like isoform X5, coding for MHDYTYMKTANDLLYDTHNPAEISGIVVLFISTLFEHLIHVYKCHQYSHHPKRRLVSTRTGITPGVSTEICGIKHCKMMFIKEESEDMSYPESCSSNVMKNEDTEEQRGITPGVSTDICGIKHCKMMFIKEESEDMSYPESCSSNVMKNEDTEEQRDLMDMKEENQELNEVEEKLHPDQTLHDFIIGEESFLGSPLAGEVSILRLAKQNQNQVPSVTCLSAPEKMEFIKEELKEQSEDISISESFRVKNEDIEEQREQMKVKEESEELNEEEKHQCQKPDDFITGEKSFSSPQTEKKCSRKRTQKRKAKKSFTCSQCGKSFTAKGKLNSHMRIHTGEKPFTCSHCMKSFANKSNLIIHLRIHTGEKPYSCYQCGKRFALKEGLKRHIRIHTGEKPFTCSQCGKSFTHKGNLNSHMRIHTGEKPFTCSHCMKSFADKSNLFIHMRIHTGEKPYSCYQCGKRFAYRIDLKHHIRIHTGEKPFTCSQCGKSFTAKGTLNSHMRIHTGEKPFKCNQCEKNFRQLRSLKNHLSFHSGEKSYICDQCNKTVSSAPALKRHRKIHSIEKPYLCSLCGKSFSQLCNLEEHQKKHTRVRDHVCSECGNLKAHERVHTGERPYHCTSCEKRFIRSGNLRAHERVHTGEKPFHCTACGKRFTQSGSLLTHRKKHCPGLSSKQNPSLFAM
- the LOC127440730 gene encoding gastrula zinc finger protein XlCGF57.1-like isoform X10 translates to MIHVYKCHQYCCHPNRKLVSTRTGITPGVSTEICGIKHCKMMFIKEESEDMSYPESCSSNVMKNEDTEEQRDLMDMKEENQELNEVEEKLHPDQTLHDFIIGLAKQNQNQVPSVTCLSAPEKMEFIKEELKEQSEDISISESFRVKNEDIEEQREQMKVKEESEELNEEEKHQCQKPDDFITGEKSFSSPQTEKKCSRKRTQKRKAKKSFTCSQCGKSFTAKGKLNSHMRIHTGEKPFTCSHCMKSFANKSNLIIHLRIHTGEKPYSCYQCGKRFALKEGLKRHIRIHTGEKPFTCSQCGKSFTHKGNLNSHMRIHTGEKPFTCSHCMKSFADKSNLFIHMRIHTGEKPYSCYQCGKRFAYRIDLKHHIRIHTGEKPFTCSQCGKSFTAKGTLNSHMRIHTGEKPFKCNQCEKNFRQLRSLKNHLSFHSGEKSYICDQCNKTVSSAPALKRHRKIHSIEKPYLCSLCGKSFSQLCNLEEHQKKHTRVRDHVCSECGKAFYSVYDLECHKIIHNGENPYKCSHCEKSFAFSGNLKAHERVHTGERPYHCTSCEKRFIRSGNLRAHERVHTGEKPFHCTACGKRFTQSGSLLTHRKKHCPGLSSKQNPSLFAM
- the LOC127440730 gene encoding gastrula zinc finger protein XlCGF57.1-like isoform X9, with the protein product MFVDRDVKNGITPGVSTEICGIKHCKMMFIKEESEDMSYPESCSSNVMKNEDTEEQRDLMDMKEENQELNEVEEKLHPDQTLHDFIIGEESFLGSPLAGEVSILRLAKQNQNQVPSVTCLSAPEKMEFIKEELKEQSEDISISESFRVKNEDIEEQREQMKVKEESEELNEEEKHQCQKPDDFITGEKSFSSPQTEKKCSRKRTQKRKAKKSFTCSQCGKSFTAKGKLNSHMRIHTGEKPFTCSHCMKSFANKSNLIIHLRIHTGEKPYSCYQCGKRFALKEGLKRHIRIHTGEKPFTCSQCGKSFTHKGNLNSHMRIHTGEKPFTCSHCMKSFADKSNLFIHMRIHTGEKPYSCYQCGKRFAYRIDLKHHIRIHTGEKPFTCSQCGKSFTAKGTLNSHMRIHTGEKPFKCNQCEKNFRQLRSLKNHLSFHSGEKSYICDQCNKTVSSAPALKRHRKIHSIEKPYLCSLCGKSFSQLCNLEEHQKKHTRVRDHVCSECGKAFYSVYDLECHKIIHNGENPYKCSHCEKSFAFSGNLKAHERVHTGERPYHCTSCEKRFIRSGNLRAHERVHTGEKPFHCTACGKRFTQSGSLLTHRKKHCPGLSSKQNPSLFAM
- the LOC127440730 gene encoding gastrula zinc finger protein XlCGF57.1-like isoform X18, producing the protein MMFIKEESEDMSYPESCSSNVMKNEDTEEQRDLMDMKEENQELNEVEEKLHPDQTLHDFIIGLAKQNQNQVPSVTCLSAPEKMEFIKEELKEQSEDISISESFRVKNEDIEEQREQMKVKEESEELNEEEKHQCQKPDDFITGEKSFSSPQTEKKCSRKRTQKRKAKKSFTCSQCGKSFTAKGKLNSHMRIHTGEKPFTCSHCMKSFANKSNLIIHLRIHTGEKPYSCYQCGKRFALKEGLKRHIRIHTGEKPFTCSQCGKSFTHKGNLNSHMRIHTGEKPFTCSHCMKSFADKSNLFIHMRIHTGEKPYSCYQCGKRFAYRIDLKHHIRIHTGEKPFTCSQCGKSFTAKGTLNSHMRIHTGEKPFKCNQCEKNFRQLRSLKNHLSFHSGEKSYICDQCNKTVSSAPALKRHRKIHSIEKPYLCSLCGKSFSQLCNLEEHQKKHTRVRDHVCSECGKAFYSVYDLECHKIIHNGENPYKCSHCEKSFAFSGNLKAHERVHTGERPYHCTSCEKRFIRSGNLRAHERVHTGEKPFHCTACGKRFTQSGSLLTHRKKHCPGLSSKQNPSLFAM
- the LOC127440730 gene encoding gastrula zinc finger protein XlCGF57.1-like isoform X13 translates to MMFIKEESEDMSYPESCSSNVMKNEDTEEQRDLMDMKEENQELNEVEEKLHPDQTLHDFIIGEESFLGSPLAGEVSILRLAKQNQNQVPSVTCLSAPEKMEFIKEELKEQSEDISISESFRVKNEDIEEQREQMKVKEESEELNEEEKHQCQKPDDFITGEKSFSSPQTEKKCSRKRTQKRKAKKSFTCSQCGKSFTAKGKLNSHMRIHTGEKPFTCSHCMKSFANKSNLIIHLRIHTGEKPYSCYQCGKRFALKEGLKRHIRIHTGEKPFTCSQCGKSFTHKGNLNSHMRIHTGEKPFTCSHCMKSFADKSNLFIHMRIHTGEKPYSCYQCGKRFAYRIDLKHHIRIHTGEKPFTCSQCGKSFTAKGTLNSHMRIHTGEKPFKCNQCEKNFRQLRSLKNHLSFHSGEKSYICDQCNKTVSSAPALKRHRKIHSIEKPYLCSLCGKSFSQLCNLEEHQKKHTRVRDHVCSECGKAFYSVYDLECHKIIHNGENPYKCSHCEKSFAFSGNLKAHERVHTGERPYHCTSCEKRFIRSGNLRAHERVHTGEKPFHCTACGKRFTQSGSLLTHRKKHCPGLSSKQNPSLFAM